In Paenibacillus sp. BIC5C1, a genomic segment contains:
- a CDS encoding NAD(P)-dependent oxidoreductase, which yields MKIGIIGATGKAGNLILKEALDRGHEVTAIVRNASRVEDKSLNVLEKDVFDLTAEDAKSFDVIVNAFGAPAGKENLHVEAGQALINILKEAPKTRLIVVGGAGSLFTDETQTLRVVDSPGFPDAYKATATNQGKNLQDLQASSGIQWTFLSPAGFFNPEGVRTGKYESGKDQILVNSEGNSYISYADYAIALVDEIENPQHKNERFTVVGEAK from the coding sequence ATGAAGATTGGAATTATTGGCGCGACAGGCAAAGCAGGGAATTTGATTTTGAAGGAAGCGTTGGATAGAGGGCATGAAGTGACTGCGATCGTTCGTAATGCATCCAGAGTGGAAGATAAAAGTCTGAATGTACTTGAAAAAGACGTGTTCGACCTCACGGCAGAGGATGCCAAATCATTCGACGTGATCGTCAATGCATTTGGTGCACCAGCCGGTAAAGAGAATCTGCATGTGGAAGCAGGACAAGCCCTGATTAACATTCTGAAAGAGGCGCCGAAAACGCGTCTGATCGTTGTTGGTGGTGCAGGCAGTCTGTTCACAGATGAAACCCAAACCTTGCGGGTAGTAGACTCCCCTGGGTTCCCTGATGCATACAAAGCAACAGCAACCAACCAGGGTAAAAACTTGCAGGATCTGCAAGCTTCCTCAGGTATCCAATGGACGTTCCTGAGCCCGGCGGGATTCTTTAATCCAGAGGGTGTACGCACAGGCAAGTACGAGTCAGGTAAAGATCAGATTCTGGTGAACAGTGAAGGCAACAGTTACATCAGCTATGCTGACTATGCCATCGCTTTGGTCGATGAGATCGAAAACCCGCAGCATAAGAACGAACGCTTTACGGTTGTAGGCGAAGCGAAGTAA
- a CDS encoding glycoside hydrolase family 53 protein has protein sequence MLPAGQHASAAPSFAKGADISWVPGMEAQGYKWKDKNGVQRDIIDILKNDYQINSVRIRVFVNPSNDYGNGYMNKDRAAALALRAKNAGMSVMLTLHYSDSWADPGQQTKPAAWKNYTFQQLMDAVWNHTREVMTAMQSKGVTPDWVQIGNETSNGMLWEDGKASTNMKNYAWLVNTGHNAVKSISTNTKTIVHLAGGDDNALYVWNIGGLIDNGANFDMIAMSLYPSASGWNTAVTNAVNNAKDLINRYGKEIIVSEIGMDNTQPAAGKSFVAAMKTQFRNLPSSKGKGVFYWEPEATPGYNGGYSKGAWQSNGLPTVMLEGFID, from the coding sequence ATGCTGCCAGCAGGCCAGCATGCCAGTGCAGCACCGAGCTTCGCCAAAGGAGCCGACATCAGTTGGGTGCCCGGGATGGAAGCGCAAGGTTACAAATGGAAAGACAAAAACGGTGTACAGCGTGATATTATTGATATTTTGAAAAATGATTACCAGATCAACTCCGTTCGTATTCGTGTCTTCGTTAATCCTTCGAATGATTATGGTAACGGTTACATGAACAAAGATCGTGCTGCTGCTCTGGCTCTGCGTGCCAAAAATGCAGGCATGAGTGTCATGCTGACACTGCACTACAGTGATTCCTGGGCTGATCCGGGTCAGCAGACGAAACCTGCGGCCTGGAAAAACTACACGTTCCAACAGCTGATGGATGCTGTATGGAATCACACGCGTGAAGTCATGACGGCCATGCAGAGCAAAGGCGTAACCCCTGATTGGGTACAAATTGGTAACGAAACAAGCAACGGCATGTTATGGGAAGATGGAAAAGCATCCACAAACATGAAAAATTATGCGTGGCTGGTGAACACGGGCCATAATGCCGTAAAATCCATCAGCACCAACACCAAAACAATTGTTCACCTCGCAGGTGGGGATGATAACGCCCTCTATGTATGGAATATCGGTGGTCTGATCGATAACGGTGCCAACTTTGACATGATTGCCATGTCCCTCTATCCTTCCGCTTCCGGCTGGAACACAGCTGTCACCAATGCTGTGAATAATGCCAAGGATCTGATCAACCGGTATGGTAAAGAGATTATCGTATCGGAAATCGGGATGGATAATACCCAACCAGCTGCCGGTAAAAGTTTCGTCGCAGCGATGAAAACGCAATTCCGAAACCTGCCGAGCAGCAAAGGTAAAGGTGTATTCTATTGGGAGCCTGAAGCAACGCCGGGTTACAACGGCGGTTACAGCAAAGGTGCCTGGCAGTCTAACGGCTTGCCGACTGTAATGTTGGAAGGATTTATCGACTAA